The Solanum lycopersicum chromosome 2, SLM_r2.1 DNA window TGTTAACAAGCGCGATATCACGATCCACCTCTAGTTTGAAACCTGCTAAAAGTCCTATACCTTGAGTTCCAGCAACTCCATGCAGGTAACACTCCAAATTATGCCATGTGAGAATATCTCCTGGgagatttaaataaggtgattTTGTTGTGTCGATTATTATTTCCTGCCCAACGTCGAAATAGCCAAGAGGTGGGTATTTTGGAACAATATCCAATACGTTATGAATTCTCATAACATGAAGGTGTTTCAATTTGTTAAATGCGTTTACAAAATTGATATCTCCAACTTTAGGACTTGCAAATACAAAAGCTGTCACTGGAAACTCCTTGCCTTCActtgttttattgattttattgtaAGCTATGTCAAATGCATTCAGAGTTGCAAGTGATGCACCAAGGCTATGCCCAGTCACAGTTATGCTCACCTCTTCATTCTTATATTCCTCAACCAATCTCTTCACTTCTTCAATAACCTATATATAcgtaattaatataaaatacccCTAAATCAAAGTATGTAGTATACGTACGAATTCAAGattaaaattatacatatatacctGATCTCTAgcactttttttattaaaatttgatcgTGCACTTTCTGATGTATAAACGTTGTAGAAGCCATGATGCACCAATGGTTTAAACAAAGGAAGTAAACCCCCATCACCAAACACTTTTGGTCCTGGAATTAGTAAAAACTGAAGGTCATTAACCCACTCCAGTGTCTGAATTGTTCCTCTCCAAGCAATCACAATATCTCTTCTTCCTAATGAAACTTTACCCTCATCAGTAGCCACAGCAATATATCCCATAAAATTTGATTCCTTACTCCATGCTTCCCTCGACAATGATTTCGTAATGAAAGCATCAGGAAGTGGAATAGATGAGGTAGCATAGAAATATTTGGTTACGCGATACTTCGATGGGTCAAGGCCAACGTTAGAAAAAAGGTTTTCCATCGAGTATCTGCTAGCTCCCGCATATTTAGATACTTTATCAGAAATGAAGGTATCGTAAGTCACTTCAGCTAATTCTCCatattgaatgatgtatttaCGAAGATCAACATCCAATGGGTTTAATAGCCCCTCCCATTTGTTTTTCCCACTAAGTTCCTCCCATTTCTCAGCCATGctagacatttttttttgttactctTAGTTTTTTCTAGGTATGTGAACTACATTAAGCCCATGAATTTATAGGGAAGCAACTTCGTTGATCTCTAAGGTTTTTCCCATTTTCATACATGAAACACGTTTTTAGTCAAGCAATAATTGAAAGCATTAATAAAAGTACTAATTTAATAATGATTTCCAATATTGAATTTCTAAACTACTACCACCATTAACATTTTGCTGTTCGGCACATATGAACATTTTGGCATATTTgaaaaaggaattaattaaattgcatCTAAGTTTTAACTTACAAAACTTCAAATCGATCTATTTTATCAAGAGTTGTGATGGAATGGTAACCAGAGATTTCGAATTCGCGTCCATCAATGGGTATCCAGACTTAATTGAGCTCCATTATGAGTATTGGATATTAAGTGAAAACCGTGAGTATCGACCCTTGAGGTATTAATTTATTGTTCCTTAATTTATGTTTCTCATTTGTTTTAATACAAAACTTAAAGTAGGTGATAGAACTttgtgttattttatatttaagaaaGCTACTTACTGAATAgttagagatgaaaaataagTTCCAAAATACCAACTATTTTACAATAGAGAATAACGAAAATCATATAATATGGGTGGATAATTTTATTACTTCACTAATGTATTGGTAAAATACACCAACCAACTTGCTGGTTGTTTTTGTCGAATACCTAAACTTATTACTTTACAAATTTCATTTCTAACATGGGTGCAGTTTTTTATAACGTTTGATTGAATGATTTCCAATAGACGCGGtccaatttatatatatatatatatatatatatatatagtcgtTAAGGGTGTATTTGATCGGGTTATTTCGGGATTTTTAAGTGTCAAACTAAATTATTTGtgttgaatttttgaatttgtaaaTGAAAACACACCTATAAAACTCGGATTTTTCCacttcgtttttttttttaaagatttttgagttttttcagttttttccGGTAAAGtgttcatacaaacatataatttatttgtacttcaaatatgtaatgacccggaaggtcatttttggaaattttgaatatttgcttaacttgagttaattaatcgatagtttatgggctaaagtgatgatttatttaagaccctatactagttagcctttatttaataaaatatgtgggtaaaatctatcacaattagtacttaataaatttaaataatgaaaagaaaaaaaaaaaaggggcgAAGGGTTTCTGTGCGGCTTACGAACTGCTAGGTAAGTT harbors:
- the LOC101243853 gene encoding phospholipase A1-II 1, with amino-acid sequence MSSMAEKWEELSGKNKWEGLLNPLDVDLRKYIIQYGELAEVTYDTFISDKVSKYAGASRYSMENLFSNVGLDPSKYRVTKYFYATSSIPLPDAFITKSLSREAWSKESNFMGYIAVATDEGKVSLGRRDIVIAWRGTIQTLEWVNDLQFLLIPGPKVFGDGGLLPLFKPLVHHGFYNVYTSESARSNFNKKSARDQVIEEVKRLVEEYKNEEVSITVTGHSLGASLATLNAFDIAYNKINKTSEGKEFPVTAFVFASPKVGDINFVNAFNKLKHLHVMRIHNVLDIVPKYPPLGYFDVGQEIIIDTTKSPYLNLPGDILTWHNLECYLHGVAGTQGIGLLAGFKLEVDRDIALVNKSSGALKSEYLVPANWWTAKNKGMVQQEDGKWVLNDREEYDIVVAEV